In one Streptomyces sp. NBC_01241 genomic region, the following are encoded:
- a CDS encoding acetoin utilization protein AcuC, producing MSGRAQLMWDDAVTGYDFGESHPMDPVRLALTMGLVRAFGLDRAVDVVAARPAGESTLRLVHREDYVAAVRAASADPKHADQNYGLGTVDDPAFAGMHEVSALIAGQSVAAAEAVWRGDTAHAVNFTGGLHHAMPGGAAGFCIYNDPALAIARLLELGAERVAYIDVDVHHGDGVQAAFWEDPRVLTVSLHEHPRTLFPQTGWPEETGGGAGEGSAVNVALPAGTGDAGWLRAFHAVVPELLADFRPQVLVSQHGADTHFEDPLAHLAVSLDAQRAVMAACHDLAHEYAEGGRWVALGGGGYAVVDVVPRSWTHLVGIAAHAPVDPESVIPASWRDEVYARTRQPGPARMTDGRIPSWKSWEEGYDPADRVDQAVRATRRAAFPLRGLLA from the coding sequence ATGAGCGGCCGCGCACAGTTGATGTGGGATGACGCAGTAACGGGATACGACTTCGGCGAGAGTCACCCGATGGACCCCGTCAGACTCGCTCTGACGATGGGGTTGGTGCGGGCGTTCGGGCTCGACCGCGCGGTGGATGTGGTGGCGGCCAGGCCCGCCGGCGAGTCCACGCTGCGGCTGGTGCACCGCGAGGACTATGTGGCTGCCGTGCGTGCTGCGTCGGCGGATCCGAAGCACGCCGATCAGAACTACGGGCTCGGGACGGTCGACGATCCCGCGTTCGCGGGGATGCACGAGGTGTCGGCGCTGATCGCCGGGCAGTCGGTGGCCGCGGCCGAGGCGGTGTGGCGTGGGGACACCGCGCACGCCGTGAACTTCACGGGCGGGCTGCACCATGCCATGCCGGGCGGCGCGGCGGGGTTCTGCATCTACAACGATCCGGCGCTCGCCATCGCGCGGCTGCTGGAGCTGGGTGCCGAGCGGGTCGCGTACATCGATGTGGACGTGCACCACGGGGACGGTGTGCAGGCTGCCTTCTGGGAGGACCCGCGGGTTCTGACCGTTTCGTTGCACGAGCACCCGCGCACGCTGTTTCCGCAGACCGGCTGGCCGGAGGAGACCGGCGGCGGGGCCGGTGAGGGCAGTGCGGTGAACGTGGCGTTGCCGGCCGGTACGGGGGACGCGGGCTGGCTGCGGGCGTTCCACGCGGTGGTGCCGGAGCTGCTGGCGGACTTCCGGCCGCAGGTGCTGGTGAGTCAGCACGGGGCCGATACACACTTCGAGGACCCGCTCGCCCACCTGGCGGTGTCGCTGGACGCGCAGCGGGCGGTGATGGCTGCCTGTCACGATCTCGCCCACGAGTACGCGGAGGGCGGGCGCTGGGTGGCGCTCGGCGGGGGCGGTTACGCGGTGGTCGACGTGGTGCCGCGGTCCTGGACGCATCTGGTGGGGATCGCCGCGCACGCGCCGGTGGATCCCGAGTCGGTGATTCCGGCCTCGTGGCGGGACGAGGTGTACGCGCGGACCCGGCAGCCGGGGCCGGCCCGGATGACGGACGGGCGTATTCCTTCCTGGAAGTCGTGGGAGGAGGGGTACGACCCCGCGGACCGGGTGGACCAGGCGGTGCGGGCGACCAGGCGGGCGGCGTTCCCGTTGCGGGGGCTGCTGGCCTGA
- a CDS encoding MFS transporter: MTHARLRHGRASLALSFFVQGVTFALLVTRIPAIQDRYGISDGLLPVFLAAVPILAGVGSVVTEKVVARVRPGIVLRWAQPVVLLALLGVGAGSTLWEAALALGVFGLAVGALDASMNMMGVSLQRAYGRSIMLGFHASYSLGGIAGASMAWAGAHWDLSLLVSYLPAVVVLLPVALIGSRWYAEGASVEASPVEGQGKGAASVSFKLLMPLCLVMSFAYIGDSTVSNWSAKYLQDVLGSSEQLSTVPYNVYMVTTLLGRAVGDLGVRRFGAVAVVRFGSVLAAVGFAVVALAGGAWVGMLGFTLLGLGLCVIVPQTFAAAGRMFPGASDTAIARLNVFNYVGFLVGSPLVGALGDAWSYRGAMLVPMVLVLATLVYAKSFGAEPARYGGGHERPRTVDVG; encoded by the coding sequence ATGACACATGCTCGCTTGCGGCACGGCAGGGCCTCCCTCGCGTTGAGCTTCTTCGTGCAGGGAGTCACCTTTGCCCTGCTCGTGACGCGGATTCCCGCCATTCAGGACCGGTACGGGATATCCGACGGGCTGTTGCCGGTGTTCCTGGCCGCGGTGCCGATCCTGGCCGGGGTGGGCAGCGTCGTCACCGAGAAGGTGGTCGCGCGGGTACGGCCCGGGATCGTACTGAGGTGGGCGCAGCCCGTTGTGCTGCTTGCGCTGCTTGGTGTCGGGGCAGGGAGCACCTTGTGGGAGGCGGCTCTGGCGCTCGGCGTGTTCGGACTTGCCGTCGGGGCGCTCGATGCCTCCATGAACATGATGGGGGTCAGCCTCCAGCGGGCGTACGGGCGTTCCATCATGCTGGGTTTCCATGCCTCGTACAGCCTGGGCGGGATCGCCGGGGCGTCCATGGCGTGGGCCGGGGCGCACTGGGATCTGTCGCTGCTGGTCTCGTACCTGCCGGCGGTTGTCGTGCTGCTGCCTGTCGCGCTCATCGGGAGCCGGTGGTACGCCGAGGGCGCGTCCGTCGAGGCGAGTCCGGTGGAGGGGCAGGGGAAGGGGGCTGCGTCGGTCTCGTTCAAGTTGCTGATGCCGCTCTGTCTGGTGATGAGCTTTGCGTACATCGGGGATTCGACGGTCTCCAACTGGAGCGCCAAGTATCTGCAGGACGTGCTGGGGAGTTCGGAGCAGCTGTCGACCGTTCCGTACAACGTCTACATGGTGACGACGCTGCTGGGGCGGGCTGTCGGGGACCTCGGGGTGCGGCGGTTCGGGGCGGTGGCCGTGGTGCGGTTCGGGAGTGTGCTGGCCGCGGTCGGGTTCGCTGTGGTGGCGCTGGCCGGTGGGGCATGGGTCGGGATGCTCGGGTTCACTCTGCTGGGCCTCGGGCTGTGTGTGATCGTGCCGCAGACGTTCGCCGCCGCCGGGCGGATGTTCCCCGGGGCGAGCGATACGGCCATCGCGCGGCTGAATGTCTTCAACTACGTGGGATTCCTGGTGGGGTCGCCGCTCGTGGGGGCGCTCGGGGACGCCTGGAGTTACCGGGGGGCGATGCTCGTACCGATGGTGCTGGTCCTTGCAACGCTCGTGTACGCCAAGTCGTTCGGCGCGGAACCTGCCCGATACGGTGGCGGCCATGAGCGGCCGCGCACAGTTGATGTGGGATGA
- a CDS encoding HAD family hydrolase, translated as MRYELVIFDNDGVLVDSEPISNTILSEYLTELGHPTSYQECLRDYMGAAVHRVHDLVEERTGEKLPADFEETLHSRIFAAFQQELEPVAGVDDVLGKLVADGVAYCVASSGSHERIRVGHRKTGIDQWFEEDWIFSADDVARGKPAPDLFLFAAERMGVPPERCVVIEDSPLGVEAARAAGMDVYGFTSMMPSDRLAGVTGHFSDMSQLRELLA; from the coding sequence ATGCGCTACGAACTGGTCATCTTCGACAACGACGGTGTGCTCGTGGACAGCGAGCCGATCTCCAACACCATCCTGTCCGAGTACCTCACGGAACTCGGACACCCCACCTCGTACCAGGAGTGCCTTCGCGACTACATGGGAGCTGCCGTGCATCGAGTGCACGACCTCGTCGAGGAAAGGACAGGGGAGAAGCTGCCCGCGGACTTCGAGGAGACGCTCCACTCACGGATTTTCGCGGCCTTCCAGCAGGAGCTGGAACCGGTGGCGGGCGTGGACGACGTGCTGGGGAAGCTCGTCGCCGACGGGGTCGCCTATTGCGTCGCGTCCTCCGGGAGTCATGAGCGGATCCGGGTCGGGCACCGCAAGACCGGGATCGACCAGTGGTTCGAGGAGGACTGGATCTTCAGCGCGGACGATGTGGCGCGCGGAAAGCCGGCGCCCGATCTGTTCCTGTTCGCCGCCGAGCGCATGGGCGTTCCTCCCGAGCGGTGCGTCGTCATCGAGGACAGTCCGCTTGGAGTGGAGGCGGCCCGGGCCGCGGGGATGGATGTGTACGGGTTTACGTCGATGATGCCCTCGGACCGACTCGCCGGGGTGACCGGGCACTTCTCCGACATGAGTCAACTGCGGGAATTGCTCGCCTGA